CTGGACACCGTGCTGTATCTGCTGGGTGTCACCCGCGAAGAGGTCGAGGCGGCTGACATGCACCTCGGCGACCACTAGGGCCTGATCCGCCGGACAGGCCCTAGGGCCCGGACATACGTCGACGGGGGCCCGGCACCGTACCGGTGCCGGGCCCCCGTCCCTGTCGGTGGGTTACTCGGTCGGCGCCCAGTAGTCGGTCAGCGTGCACACTCCGGGCTCCAGGGATTTCCAGGAGCCCTCGACGGAGAGCACGGCGAAGGCGCCCGTGTGGAAGCCGTGGGCGGCCATCCGGGCGCGGGTGTCGCCCTCGGCCTGTCCGGCCAGCACCTCGGTGAGTCCCTGGATACCGGGGTTGTGGCCGATCAGGACCACGTTGTGCGCGTCGTCCGGGGTCTCGTTGAGTACGGCGATCAGCTCGCCGGGCGAGGCCTCGTAGAGCCGCTCCTCATAGACGGTTTTCGGCCGGTGCGGGAGCTCGTGGACGGCGAGCTTCCAGGTTTCCCGGGTGCGGGTCGCCGTGGAGCAGAGGGCCATATCGAAAGGGATCCCGGTGTCGGCCAGCTTGCGTCCGGCGACGGCGGCGTCCTTACGGCCCCGGTCAGCGAGCGGCCGCTCGTGGTCGGACACCTGTGGCCAGTCGGCTTTCGCATGCCGGAAGAGGACAATCCTGCGGGGTTCTGCGACGCTCATGGGTCCCAGCTTCGCATGAAACACGCCACGCGGCGCTGAGAGTTGACCTGCTCTCCCGGGCGTGCTCAGGGGGTCTGGTGCAGCACCGTCTGCTGGACGCGCTCGAAGAGGTGGGTGATCGCGGGGTCGCCGCCCGCGGCGTGCGCGTCCGCCGGGTTCAGTATCAGCAGGAGCAGGGCGACGAAGGCGAGGGCGGGCAGGGCGAGGGCCCACCAGGGCAGCCGGATGTCCACGCCGCCCGGGGTCGCCGGGTGGGGCCGGGTGTGCGTACGGGCCGACATGCCGCCTCCGTGGGGCCTCGAGTGCTCCGTGGGCCGCGTCCTCGCGGCCACAACTCGAAGGTACGGATTCCCGGGCCGACAACCCATCCGGTGATCCACCCACTTGACCCTGACACTCACCCCCTAGGGGACAGGGGGGCTAGCCCCACCATCGGCGTCCCAGGGGGCCCGCGGCGGCGGTCAGGGTGAGGCGATCGAGGCGATGATGCCGATGATCACGGTGATGGCCAGCATCGCGCCGAGCACGAGCAGCAGCTTCTTCTGGCCGTTCTGGGGGTTCGGGTCGAGCGCCATACGGCCAGTCTCGCACCCTTCGTCCCCAGCTCCGGCCTCGGGGGGTCTCAGGCGCGGCGGCCGGGCGCGGCCTCGTCCTCCACCGTGCGGTCCCGGCCGGCCAGGACGCCCACCGCGATCTGCGGGATCATCAGGGCGGCCATGAGCGCGATCGGCAGCCCCCAGCCGCCGCTGTGCTGGTAGAGCACGCCCACGAGGAGGGGTCCGGGGATCGAGATCAGATACCCGGTGCTCTGCGCGAACGCCGACAACTGGGCGACGCCCGCGCCGGTCCTGGCCCGCATGCCGACCATGGTGAGGGCCAGCGGGAAGGCGCAGTTGGAGACGCCGAGCAGGAGCGCCCAGGCCCAGGCTCCGCCCGCCGGGGCGAGGTAGAGGCCCGCGTATCCCGCGAGGCCGCAGACACCGAGCGCGACCACGATCGGCCCCTGGTGGGGCATGCGGGTGGCGAGGCGCGGGATGACGAAGGCCAGGGGCACGCCCATCACCATCGTGACGGCGAGGAGCAGGCCCGCGGTGCCCGCGGAGACGCCCGCGTCGCGGAAGATCTGCGCCATCCAGCCCATCGTGATGTACGCGGCGGTGGCCTGGAGTCCGAAGAAGACGGCGAGCGCCCAGGCGGTCCGGCTGCGGGTGATGCGCAGTCCGTCGGTTTCCCGCGGGGCGGGGTCTGCCGCCCGTGTCCGCTCGCCGTCGCGGGCATCGGCGCCCGGTGCGCGAACCAGCCCGATCCACGGCAGTACGGCGGCCGCCGCCAGGCCCGCCCACACCGCGAGGCCCGACTGCCAGCCGCCGCCCAGGGCGTCGGTCACGGGCACGGTCACCGCCGCCGCGGCCGAGGTGCCCAGGGCGAGCGCCATCGAGTAGAGGCCGGTCATGGAGCCGACCCGGTCCGGGAACCATCGTTTGACGATCACCGGCATCAGGACGTTGCTGACGGCGATGCCCATTAGTGCGAGGGCGCTGGCGGCCAGGAAGCCGACCGCGCTCCCGGTGTAGGGCCGGATCGCGAGCCCTGCCGTGATGGCGACCATTCCGGCGCAGACGACCGCGCCGGGTCCGAAACGGCGGGCGAGGCGCGGCGCCATGACGCCGAAGACGGCGAAGCAGAGCGGGGGTACGGAGGTGAGCAGTCCGGCGACGCTGCCGCTCATGCCGAGCCCGTCGCGCACGTCCTCCAGGAGTGCTCCGAAGCTGGTGATGGCGGGGCGCAGGTTGAGGGCCGTGAGGACGATGCCGACCGTCACGAGCCGCGTCGCCCACGCGCGCGGGGGGTGCGATCGGGGGTCCGCGCTCTCGGCGGAACCGCGTATGGGTGTGGACGTCGTCGTCCCGGTCTCCTCGCTCACCATGAGGCCCATCATAGAATCATGGGATGATTGGCTGTCCAATCGCCTTGCGTTAATCTCCGGATTCCCCGGCCCCGCGCGAACGATCACACCGGGCCCGTACGAAGGACCGTCATGCCGCTGAGCCACCCCCGCCGTTCGGCGCTGTCCGAGCAGGTCATCGCCGAGCTGCGGAACCAGATCACTTCGGGCGAGTGGCCGGTCGGCTCCCGCATCCCCACCGAGCCGGAGCTCGTCGACCAGCTGGGCGTCGCCCGTAACACCGTCCGCGAGGCCGTCCGCGCACTGGCCCACAACGGTCTGCTCGACATCCGCCAGGGCTCGGGCACCTATGTCGTGGCGACCAGCGAGCTCGCGGGCGTGATGCACCGGCGCTTCGCCGACGCCGATCCGCGGCACATCGCCGAGCTGCGCGCCACGCTGGAGTCGAGCGCGGCGAAGCTGGCCGCCGAGCGGCGCACCGAGCGCGATCTGAAGCAGCTCGACGCCCTGCTCGTGCGGCGGGAGGAGGCCTGGGAGTCGGGAGACGCGGAGGCCTTCGTCGCCGCCGACGCGACCTTCCACCTGGCGGTGGTGGCCGCGTCCCACAACGACGTCATGACGGCGATGTACGCGGATCTGGGCGAGGTGCTGCGCGACTGGCTGCGCGAGGACGTCGGCGGGAAGCTGACGCCGGAGACGTACATGGACCACGCGCGGCTCGTCGACGCGATCCGCGCGGGGGACGCGGAGGCGGCGGGCGCGGAAGCCGGGGGCTATCCGTTCCAGTGCCGTCCGGGACGGCTCAGGCCCCTGGCCTCCGACAGCTGACGAACACGGTCACCTCTGGTGACTGACCCACGCCGACCGGACCTCCTCCCAGCAGCGGCCGGTCAGCCGGACCGTCATCGCGGGGCCCGCGTCGACCGGGTCGGTGTCGGTGTCGATGTCCCACCAGCGGTCGCACTCGATGTGCAGGGCGACCCGGTCGGTCTCCGGGTAGGGGTTGTGGCAGTACGCGGTCACGTGCGAACCCTGGACGGTGGTGCGACACTCGGCGCCGAAAGGCTGGGGGACGGGGAGTTTTCCGTGCACTACGCGCGTGTGGGGCACCGCGTCGTACGGCAGAACCATCATGAAGGCGACAGCGGCGAACACCGGGGCAAAACGGCGGGACAGGCGCACAAGGGGGACCTCCTCGGCCGTACGGCTGCGGGGCGGTGCGTAGTTCCAGCGTGCGCGGTGCGATGCCTGGGACGCCCGGCCGACTAGGCCGAACGGGCGACGCCCCGCTCCCCGCGTTGCGGGAATCGGGGCGTCGGCCGGATGGGGGAAATCAGGCGCCGATGGCGTGCAGTCCGCCGTCCACGTGGATGATCTCGCCGGTGGTCTTCGGGAACCAGTCGCTCAGCAGCGCCACGACACCGCGGCCGGCCGGCTCCGGGTCCTTGAGGTCCCACTCGAGGGGCGCCCGGGTGTCCCAGACGGAGGCGAGCTCGCCGAAGCCCGGGATGGACTTGGCGGCCATGGAGCCGATCGGGCCCGCCGAGATCAGGTTGGAACGCACGTTCTGCTTGCCCAGGTCGCGGGCGAGGTAGCGGTTCACGGACTCCAGGGCGGCCTTGGCCGGGCCCATCCAGTCGTACTGCGGCCACGCGTACTGCGCGTCGAAGGTGAGGCCGACGACCGAGCCGCCGTTCTGCATCAGCGGCAGGCAGGCCATGGTCAGCGACTTCAGGGAGAACGCCGAGACGTGCATGGCCGTGGCGACCGACTCGAAGGGGGTGTTGAGGAAGTTGCCGCCGAGGGCGTCCTGCGGCGCGAAGCCGATGGAGTGCACGACGCCGTCGAGGCCGCCCAGCTCCTCACCGACGACGTCGGCGAGACGCGCCAGGTGCTCGTCGTTGGTCACGTCGAGCTCGATGACCTTGGTGGGCTTGGGGAGCTTCCTGGCGATGCGCTCGGTCAGGGTGGGCCGCGGGAACGCGGTCAGGATGATCTCCGCGCCCTGCTCCTGGGCCAGCTTGGCGGTGTGGAAGGCGATGGAGGACTCCATCAGCACACCGGTGATCAGGACGCGCTTGCCCTCGAGGATTCCGCTCATGGTGATCAGTGACCCATTCCCAGTCCGCCGTCAACCGGAATGACGGCTCCAGTGATGTACGAGGCGTCGTCCGAGGCGAGGAACCGCACCGTCGCGGCGATCTCCTCGGGCTGCGCGTACCGGCCGAGCGGCACCTGGGCGACGATGCCCGCACGCTGCTCGTCGGTGAGCGCCTTGGTCATGTCGGTGTCGACGAAACCGGGCGCGACGACGTTGAAGGTGATGTTGCGCGAGCCGAGTTCGCGGGCGAGTGAACGCGCGAAGCCGACAAGGGCGGCCTTGGAGGCGGCGTAGTTCGACTGCCCCGCGGAGCCGAGCAGCCCCACGACCGACGAAATGAGGACGACCCGCCCCTTCTTGGCACGGAGCATCCCACGGTTGGCACGCTTGACGACCCGGAAGGCGCCGGTCAGGTTGGTGTCGAGGACGGAGGTGAAGTCCTCCTCGGACATCCGCATCAGAAGCTGGTCCTTGGTGACGCCCGCGTTGGCGACCAGGATCTCGACGGGACCGTGCTCGGCCTCGATCTCCTTGTAGGCCTGCTCCACCTGTTCCGTGTCGGTGATGTCGCACTTGACGGCGAGGCAGCCCAATGCGGTGAGGGCGGCCGGCGGCTCACCCGAGCGGTATGTGATCGCGACCTTGTCGCCGGCATCGGCGAAAGCGCGGGCGATGGCGAGGCCGATGCCCCGGTTGCCTCCGGTGACGAGAACCGAGCGGCTCAACGGATCACCCTTTCGATAGCTGTCTGAAACCCCTGCAAGACAGGCGCCTTCCTTGGAAACCTATCGGTCCCCTACGCCTCCCGGAGAATCGGGCACCGACAGTGGCGCGGGGGACTCACTGTCGGATCCCTACAGAAAGCCTCGATGCGCGGAGGGAAAGATGTGGCCCACGGACCCGCCCGCGCGACATGATCGGACCCGACAGGCCACGACAGCAGGGAGACCTCCGTGCCTCATTCCATCGACGAAGCCTTCACGGCACTGCCGCTGCGGGCCCTGGCCGACGCCGCGCTCGCGCGGGCGCGGGCACTGGGGGCCGAGCACGCGGACTTCCGGTTCGAGCGGGTGCGCAGCGCGTCCTGGCGGCTGCGGGACGCCAAGCCCGCCGGATCGTCGGACACCACGGACCTGGGGTACGCGGTGCGGGTGGTGCACGGCGGGACCTGGGGGTTCGCGTCGGGTGTGGATCTGACGATGGACGCGGCCGCGAAGGTCGCGTCGCAGGCCGTGGCGATGGCGAAGCTCTCGGCCCAGGTGATCAGGGCGGCGGGTTCCGACGAACGTGTGGAGCTGGCGGACGAGCCGGTGCACGCCGAGAAGACGTGGATCTCGTCGTACGACATCGACCCCTTCTCCGTGCCGGACGAGGAGAAGGCCGGGCTGCTCGCGGACTGGAGCGCGCGGCTGCTCGCGGCCGACGGCGTCAACCACGTCGACGCCTCGTTGCTGACCGTCCACGAGAACAAGTTCTACGCCGACACCGCCGGGACCGTGACCACCCAGCAGCGGGTACGTCTGCACCCGCAGCTCACCGCGGTCGCCGTCGACGAGTCCAGCGGCGAGTTCGACTCCATGCGCACCATCGCGCCGCCGGTCGGACGCGGCTGGGAGTACCTGACGGGCACCGGCTGGGACTGGGAGTCCGAGCTCGCGCGGATCCCGGAGCTGCTCGCCGAGAAGATGCGGGCACCCAGCGTCCAGGCGGGGCTGTACGACCTGGTCGTCGACCCCTCCAACCTGTGGCTGACGATCCACGAGTCCATCGGCCACGCCACCGAGCTGGACCGCGCGCTGGGCTACGAGGCGGCGTACGCCGGCACCTCCTTCGCCACCTTCGACCAGCTCGGCAAGCTGAGGTACGGCTCCGAGCGGATGAACGTCACCGGTGACCGCACCGCCGAACACGGCCTCGCGACCATCGGGTACGACGACGAGGGCGTCGAGGGGCAGTCCTGGGACCTCGTGAAGGACGGCACCCTCGTCGGCTACCAGCTCGACCGGCGGATCGCGAAGCTCACCGGCTTCGACCGCTCCAACGGGTGCGCCTACGCCGACTCCCCCGGGCATGTGCCCGTACAGCGCATGGCCAACGTCTCGCTCCAGCCGGACCCCGCGGGGCACTCGACCGAGGACCTGATCGGGGGTGTGGACCGCGGCATCTACGTCGTCGGTGACCGGTCCTGGTCCATCGACATGCAGAGGTACAACTTCCAATTCACCGGCCAGCGGTTCTTCAAGATCGAGAACGGCCGGATCACCGGGCAGCTGCGGGATGTCGCGTACCAGGCCACGACCACCGACTTCTGGGGTTCGATGGCCGCGGTGGGTGGTCCGGGGACGTACGTCCTGGGCGGTGCCTTCAACTGCGGCAAGGCCCAGCCGGGCCAGGTCGCGGCGGTCTCGCACGGCTGCCCGTCGGCTCTCTTCCAGGGGGTCAATATCCTCAACACGACGCAGGAGGCCGGTCGATGAGCGCCCGTACGAACAAGCCGCACGAGGTCGTCGAGCGCGCCCTCGAACTCTCCCGCGCCGACGGCTGCGTCGTGATCGCCGACGAGCACTCGACCGCCAACCTGCGCTGGGCCGGCAACGCGCTGACCACGAACGGGGTCACGCGCGGGCGCACCCTGACCGTCATCGCGACCGTCGACGGCCGTGAGGGCACGGCCTCCGGGGTCGTCTCGCGCTCGGCCGTGACCGCGGACGAGCTGGAACCCCTGGTGCGGGCCGCGGAGGCGGCGGCACGCGGCGCGGGGCCCGCCGAGGACGCCCAGCCGCTGGTCACCGGCGTACCGGAGTCCCCTGACTTCACCGACGCGCCCACCGAGACCTCCTCCGCCGTCTTCACCGACTTCGCCCCGGCGCTCGGCGAGTCCTTCGCCCGCGCTCGGGCAGGCGGGCGCGAACTGTACGGCTTCGCCAACCACGAACTCGTCTCCAGCTATCTCGGTACGTCGACGGGGCTGCGCCTGCGCCACGACCAGCCGAACGGGACGCTGGAACTCAACGCCAAGTCGCCCGACCGGACGCGCTCGGCGTGGGCCGGGCGGTCCACGCGGGACTTCAAGGACGTCGACCCTGCCTCCCTCGACGCCGAGCTCGCGACCCGGCTCGGTTGGGCCGAGCGGCGCGTCGAGCTGCCCGCCGGCCGCTACGAGACGCTGCTGCCGCCGACCGCCGTCGCGGACCTGCTGATCTACCAGATGTGGTCGGCGGCGGCCCGGGACGCGGCCGAGGGCCGGACCGTCTTCAGCAAGCCCGGCGGCGGCACCCGCGTCGGCGAGAAGCTCACCGAGCTGCCGCTGACCCTGCGCAGCGACCCCAACGAGCCGGGGCTCGAGTCTGCGCCCTTCGTGCTCACGCACTCCTCGGGCGACGACGCCTCCGTGTTCGACAACGGGCTGCCGCTGTCGGCGACGGACTGGGTGCGCGAGGGCACGCTGACCCGTCTGTCCACCACCCGGCACAGCGCGGGCCTCACCGGGCTGCCCGTCGCCCCGATCATCGGCAACCTGATCCTGGACGGCGGCGAGGACCGCTCCCTGGAGGAGATGGTCGCCGCCACCGAGCGCGGTCTGCTGCTGACCTGCCTCTGGTACATCCGCGAGGTCGACCCGGCGACGCTGCTGCTCACGGGACTGACCCGGGACGGCGTCTACCTCGTCGAGAACGGCCAGGTCGTCGGCGAGGTGAACAACTTCCGGTTCAACGAGTCGCCGGTGGACCTGCTGTCGCGGGCCACGGAGGCCGGGCGCACGGAAAAGACGCTGCCCCGTGAGTGGAGCGACTGGTTCACTAGGGCTGCGATGCCCGCGCTGAGGGTGCCCGACTTCAATATGAGCTCTGTCAGCCAGGGCGTATAACCTCGTACCTGATTCACGAGACCACCCAAGGAGATACGAGAACCGTGACGGACATCGTCGACGAGCTGAAGTGGCGGGGGCTGTTCGCCCTGTCCACCGACGAAGATGCTTTGCGCAAGGCGCTCGCGGACGGTCCCGTCACGTTCTATTGCGGCTTCGACCCGACCGCGGCCAGTCTGCACGTGGGGCACCTGGTGCAGGTCCTCACCATGCGTCGCCTCCAGCAGGCGGGCCTGCGCCCGCTGGCCCTGGTCGGCGGCGCGACGGGCCAGATCGGTGACCCGCGCCCGACCGCCGAGCGCACGCTGAACGACCCGGAGACGGTCGCGAACTGGGTGACGCGCCTGCGCTCGCAGATCGAGCCGTTCCTGTCCTTCGAGGGCGAGAACGCCGCGGTCATGGTGAACAACCTGGACTGGACGGCCGGCCTGTCGGCCATCGAGTTCCTGCGGGACATCGGCAAGCACTTCCGCGTCAACAAGATGCTGACCAAGGACTCCGTGGCCCGGCGCCTGGAGTCCGAGGAAGGCATCAGCTACACGGAGTTCAGCTACCAGCTGTTGCAGGGCATGGACTTCCTGGAGCTGTACCGGCGCCACGGCTGTACGTTGCAGCAGGGCGGCAGCGACCAGTGGGGCAACCTCACCGCGGGCCTGGACCTGATCCACCGCCTGGAGCCGCACGCCAACGTGCACGCGCTGGCGACACCGCTGATGACCAAGGCGGACGGCACCAAGTTCGGCAAGACCGAGGGCGGCGCCATCTGGCTCGACCCCGAGATGACGACGCCGTACGCGTTCTACCAGTTCTGGTTGAACGTGGACGACCGCGACGTCTCGACGTACCTGCGGATCCTGTCCTTCAAGTCCCGCGAGGAACTGGAAGAGCTGGAGCAGCAGACCGAGGAGCGCCCCCAGGCCCGCGCCGCCCAGCGCGCGCTGGCCGAGGAACTGACCACGCTGGTGCACGGCGCCGACCAGACGACCGCGGTGATCGCCGCGTCCAAGGCTCTCTTCGGCCAGGGCGAGCTGTCCGGGCTCGACGGGAGGACGCTGGCCGCGGCGCTCTCCGAGGTGCCGCACATCCAGGTCGCCGAGCTCGGCCCGGTGGTGGACCTCTTCGCGGAGGTCGGCCTGGTGGCCAGCAAGTCGGCCGCGCGCCGCACGGTCAAGGAGGGCGGTGCCTACGTGAACAACGTCAAGGTCACCGCCGAGGACGCGGTCCCCGCCAAGGAGGACCTGCTGCACGGTCGCTGGCTGGTACTGCGCCGGGGCAAGAAGAACCTGGCGGCGGTGGAGGTCGCAGAGGCCTAGACACGAGTCCTCGAGGCCTGGACACGGGTCGCCGAGGCCCGGACACCATGAGGGGCGGTTTCCCGTGCGGAGACCGCCCCTTCGTCGTACCTGATCGACCGGGCTTCGTACCCGCCCGTCAGGCTTTCTGCCTGTTGCCCCGCAGCGCCATGTACGCCATGTCGCCGAGGAAGACGATGATGATGGCGGCCACGAGCTGGAAGGCGTGGCGGCTCCAGTCGATGCCTGGGGTCTCGGCGACGCCGACCGCCCGGGCGATCGCGTTGCCGACGATGGCTCCGAGGATGCCGAAGATGGTGGTCAGCCACAGTGGGCTGTGCTGCTTGCCCGGAAGGATCGCCTTGGCCAGCAGGCCCAGCACGAAGCCCACGATGATCGCCCACAACCAGCCCATGTCTGCCTCCTAGTACGGCTCTACGTGAGCATTACGCCCAGTCTCGGCGTGTGCGCCATACGGCGCATGTCGGGCGCGGCCGTACGCGGTACGGCGCATCATGTCCCCTCAGGACGGACCCGCCCCGGTCTCGAAGGCGACGCAGCCGCGGCGTAACGTGGGACGTGTTCGGGCCTGCTTCCCAGACCGGGTTCGGACCGGGTACGGGCCGGGGAGAGTCCGACACAGAGCAGGTGGTGGAACGTGATGCGGAAGCAGAGCAAAAGCCAGGTCTTCCGGATCACCGGGGCCAGGCAGGGGCTCGACGAGGACGTCCGCGGCAGGCAGCGCCGCTACGTCATCTCGATGTCCGTCCGCACGGTCTCCGTGATCCTCGCCGCGACCCTCTGGAACGTGGAGCGGCACGTCGCCATCGTCGCACTGGTGCTCGGCATACTCCTCCCCTACATCTCCGTGGTGATCGCCAACGCAGGACGGGAGAACGCGCCGTCGCTGCCGTCGACGTTCGTCAACGTGCCCGGCCCCGCGATGATCGCGCCGCCGCGCCCGGACGCCTCCGCGGAATCCGTCCCGGAGGACGTCGTGACCGACCCCGGGGTGCGTCCGGGAGGCGGCCCGCACGAGCGGGCCGAGCCCGACTCGACCCTCACCTGACCACGGGGGATCCGCCGAAAACGGAATCCGATCGCGCACCAAGCTCAAGAAAAGCTCAGATCAATCATGTTGTTCCGGTGCCGGGCGGCGGGCTAGCCGTGACATACTTCGTACGCGCTCCGCATCCCCCGTCGGAGCGACAGACCGACGCCGGGCAGCTCCCCCCGTGGCTGCTCGGCGTCGCCTTTTCGGGGCCGTTTAGGGTTGAGGCGTGACTTTCCCGCTCCCCGACATGTCCCCGGCCCCCAGCACTCCGCAGTGCTCCGCCAAGGGCTGCCGCACCGATGCCGTGTGGGTGCTCGCCTGGAACAACCCGAAGCTGCACACGCCCGATCGGCGCAAGACGTGGCTCGCCTGCGAGGAGCACCGCGAGCACCTGTCCACGTTCCTCGATGTGCGGGGCTTCTTGAAGGACGTGGTGCGGCTGGAGGACTGGGAGGAGCCGGAGGGCTGAGCGGTTCGGGAAGTGCGGGTCGCCCGTGGCTTGTCGCGCCCACGCGGCGGAGCCGCATGTGTCACACAGCCCCGCGCCCCTGAAGGGGCGCGCTCTCAGCCGCCGATCGCGGACATCGGTCTGGTCGGCTGGAGGAACGACGGGTCGTCCAGGCCCGAGCCCGCCTTCTTGCCCCACATCGCGAGGCGCCAGATGCGGGCGATCTCCTCGTCGGGGGCGTCCGAGCGGAGGGCGGTGCGCAGGTCGGTCTCCTCGGTGGCGAACAGACAGTTGCGTATCTGGCCGTCGGCCGTCAGGCGCGTACGGTCGCAGGCCGCGCAGAACGGGCGGGTGACCGAGGCGATCACGCCGACGCGGTGCGGGCCGCCGTCCACGAGCCAGCGCTCGGCCGGGGCCGAACCCCGCTCGTCGACGCTCTCCTCGGTGAGCGCGAAGCGCGTCCGCAGCGAGGCGAGGATGTCGCCCGCGGTGACCATGCCCTCGCGCTTCCAGCCGTGCTGGGCGTCCAGGGGCATCTGCTCGATGAAGCGCAGCTCGTAGTCGTGCTCCACGGCCCAGGCCAGCAGGTCGGGGGCCTCGTCGTCATTGAGGCCCGGCATCAGGACGCAGTTGACCTTGACCGGGGTCAGGCCGGCGTCGCGCGCCGCTTCGAGGCCCGCGATGACGTCCTGGTGGCGGTCTCGGCGGGTGAGGGCCTTGAAGACATCGGGGCGCAGGGTGTCCAGCGAGACGTTCACCCGGTCCAGGCCCGCGGTCTTCAGGGCGGCGGCGGTGCGTCTGAGACCGATGCCGTTGGTCGTCAGGGACATCT
This portion of the Streptomyces mirabilis genome encodes:
- a CDS encoding GlsB/YeaQ/YmgE family stress response membrane protein yields the protein MGWLWAIIVGFVLGLLAKAILPGKQHSPLWLTTIFGILGAIVGNAIARAVGVAETPGIDWSRHAFQLVAAIIIVFLGDMAYMALRGNRQKA
- a CDS encoding SixA phosphatase family protein; the encoded protein is MSVAEPRRIVLFRHAKADWPQVSDHERPLADRGRKDAAVAGRKLADTGIPFDMALCSTATRTRETWKLAVHELPHRPKTVYEERLYEASPGELIAVLNETPDDAHNVVLIGHNPGIQGLTEVLAGQAEGDTRARMAAHGFHTGAFAVLSVEGSWKSLEPGVCTLTDYWAPTE
- a CDS encoding metallopeptidase TldD-related protein — protein: MSARTNKPHEVVERALELSRADGCVVIADEHSTANLRWAGNALTTNGVTRGRTLTVIATVDGREGTASGVVSRSAVTADELEPLVRAAEAAARGAGPAEDAQPLVTGVPESPDFTDAPTETSSAVFTDFAPALGESFARARAGGRELYGFANHELVSSYLGTSTGLRLRHDQPNGTLELNAKSPDRTRSAWAGRSTRDFKDVDPASLDAELATRLGWAERRVELPAGRYETLLPPTAVADLLIYQMWSAAARDAAEGRTVFSKPGGGTRVGEKLTELPLTLRSDPNEPGLESAPFVLTHSSGDDASVFDNGLPLSATDWVREGTLTRLSTTRHSAGLTGLPVAPIIGNLILDGGEDRSLEEMVAATERGLLLTCLWYIREVDPATLLLTGLTRDGVYLVENGQVVGEVNNFRFNESPVDLLSRATEAGRTEKTLPREWSDWFTRAAMPALRVPDFNMSSVSQGV
- a CDS encoding TldD/PmbA family protein; translated protein: MPHSIDEAFTALPLRALADAALARARALGAEHADFRFERVRSASWRLRDAKPAGSSDTTDLGYAVRVVHGGTWGFASGVDLTMDAAAKVASQAVAMAKLSAQVIRAAGSDERVELADEPVHAEKTWISSYDIDPFSVPDEEKAGLLADWSARLLAADGVNHVDASLLTVHENKFYADTAGTVTTQQRVRLHPQLTAVAVDESSGEFDSMRTIAPPVGRGWEYLTGTGWDWESELARIPELLAEKMRAPSVQAGLYDLVVDPSNLWLTIHESIGHATELDRALGYEAAYAGTSFATFDQLGKLRYGSERMNVTGDRTAEHGLATIGYDDEGVEGQSWDLVKDGTLVGYQLDRRIAKLTGFDRSNGCAYADSPGHVPVQRMANVSLQPDPAGHSTEDLIGGVDRGIYVVGDRSWSIDMQRYNFQFTGQRFFKIENGRITGQLRDVAYQATTTDFWGSMAAVGGPGTYVLGGAFNCGKAQPGQVAAVSHGCPSALFQGVNILNTTQEAGR
- a CDS encoding DUF3099 domain-containing protein, which encodes MRKQSKSQVFRITGARQGLDEDVRGRQRRYVISMSVRTVSVILAATLWNVERHVAIVALVLGILLPYISVVIANAGRENAPSLPSTFVNVPGPAMIAPPRPDASAESVPEDVVTDPGVRPGGGPHERAEPDSTLT
- the fabG gene encoding 3-oxoacyl-[acyl-carrier-protein] reductase, translated to MSRSVLVTGGNRGIGLAIARAFADAGDKVAITYRSGEPPAALTALGCLAVKCDITDTEQVEQAYKEIEAEHGPVEILVANAGVTKDQLLMRMSEEDFTSVLDTNLTGAFRVVKRANRGMLRAKKGRVVLISSVVGLLGSAGQSNYAASKAALVGFARSLARELGSRNITFNVVAPGFVDTDMTKALTDEQRAGIVAQVPLGRYAQPEEIAATVRFLASDDASYITGAVIPVDGGLGMGH
- a CDS encoding FadR/GntR family transcriptional regulator; translation: MPLSHPRRSALSEQVIAELRNQITSGEWPVGSRIPTEPELVDQLGVARNTVREAVRALAHNGLLDIRQGSGTYVVATSELAGVMHRRFADADPRHIAELRATLESSAAKLAAERRTERDLKQLDALLVRREEAWESGDAEAFVAADATFHLAVVAASHNDVMTAMYADLGEVLRDWLREDVGGKLTPETYMDHARLVDAIRAGDAEAAGAEAGGYPFQCRPGRLRPLASDS
- a CDS encoding SGM_5486 family transporter-associated protein is translated as MALDPNPQNGQKKLLLVLGAMLAITVIIGIIASIASP
- a CDS encoding CynX/NimT family MFS transporter: MMGLMVSEETGTTTSTPIRGSAESADPRSHPPRAWATRLVTVGIVLTALNLRPAITSFGALLEDVRDGLGMSGSVAGLLTSVPPLCFAVFGVMAPRLARRFGPGAVVCAGMVAITAGLAIRPYTGSAVGFLAASALALMGIAVSNVLMPVIVKRWFPDRVGSMTGLYSMALALGTSAAAAVTVPVTDALGGGWQSGLAVWAGLAAAAVLPWIGLVRAPGADARDGERTRAADPAPRETDGLRITRSRTAWALAVFFGLQATAAYITMGWMAQIFRDAGVSAGTAGLLLAVTMVMGVPLAFVIPRLATRMPHQGPIVVALGVCGLAGYAGLYLAPAGGAWAWALLLGVSNCAFPLALTMVGMRARTGAGVAQLSAFAQSTGYLISIPGPLLVGVLYQHSGGWGLPIALMAALMIPQIAVGVLAGRDRTVEDEAAPGRRA
- the tyrS gene encoding tyrosine--tRNA ligase; this encodes MTDIVDELKWRGLFALSTDEDALRKALADGPVTFYCGFDPTAASLHVGHLVQVLTMRRLQQAGLRPLALVGGATGQIGDPRPTAERTLNDPETVANWVTRLRSQIEPFLSFEGENAAVMVNNLDWTAGLSAIEFLRDIGKHFRVNKMLTKDSVARRLESEEGISYTEFSYQLLQGMDFLELYRRHGCTLQQGGSDQWGNLTAGLDLIHRLEPHANVHALATPLMTKADGTKFGKTEGGAIWLDPEMTTPYAFYQFWLNVDDRDVSTYLRILSFKSREELEELEQQTEERPQARAAQRALAEELTTLVHGADQTTAVIAASKALFGQGELSGLDGRTLAAALSEVPHIQVAELGPVVDLFAEVGLVASKSAARRTVKEGGAYVNNVKVTAEDAVPAKEDLLHGRWLVLRRGKKNLAAVEVAEA
- the fabI gene encoding enoyl-ACP reductase FabI, whose amino-acid sequence is MSGILEGKRVLITGVLMESSIAFHTAKLAQEQGAEIILTAFPRPTLTERIARKLPKPTKVIELDVTNDEHLARLADVVGEELGGLDGVVHSIGFAPQDALGGNFLNTPFESVATAMHVSAFSLKSLTMACLPLMQNGGSVVGLTFDAQYAWPQYDWMGPAKAALESVNRYLARDLGKQNVRSNLISAGPIGSMAAKSIPGFGELASVWDTRAPLEWDLKDPEPAGRGVVALLSDWFPKTTGEIIHVDGGLHAIGA